GCACACAAAAAAGTTAGAATGccggaattttaattttttcactttcGATATCTGCTATTTTGGATGGTTATTTTTGAACATAATTCATTAATGCTTGCTACCAAAAACAATTCATACTTtcataacataaaataaatcttacgataacattaaaaatatgctcttaccATTTCAAGCCTCCATACTATACCGATAAAACCTCTAAGCCCCAATGGACCACGCATAATAATCTCCCAGTACAGTAAATATGACCCGAAGAAAAGTAATCCCAGAGAGGCTTTCAAATTACTTTTTATGCTACTCGAAATATTGGCCAACGAAGATCCAAACACCAGTGTAGCTGGAGTAGCTTATGTCATAGATGCTAGAGATGTTACGATGGAACAAATGTTACAATATGATCCATATTTCTTGAAGAAAACCTGGACATTGGTGGAGCATTGTTTGCCCGTACGATTTACGGAAATACATTTGATAAATATGCGCAAAGAGGGACAGgccatatttaattttgtaaccTCGTTCTTACCCGCCAAAATGCCCGTAAAGGTTGGTCAGATTTTATATACTTATTGGATCTAATATTCTTGTAAGATATCAGTtggaaataataatttctttctGACTTTTTCATCTGAGCCCATATACAAAACTTAGTGACATTAATTCACAGCATTTAGCAAAATTTCACCAGAACGAAAGCAGCAGGTTGTTAAAGGTTAAATTAACTTATGTTGTTTTGCTGATTCTTGACCAAATCGAGCCCTAAACCCGAAAATATCTTAAGTGCATAACAACAAACTACAGGAGAAGAATTGTTCGCGAATGTTTGCATGTTTCAATTTAATGTGAACATATGGACTATTtgaatttaagctaaaatgtttttgctataaaattgtaACGATACTTGGTACACATATAAAATTTCAACAGAATGTGTAAACGATCATAATTAATCAATTTGCATTAAACAATGGAAATCGAATATTTGTTGGTTCAGATATTTCTGTTCTTAGGACTCCAAATATATGAGAATGTGGGAGATCGCAAGTTTATTACCGTTTCCATACTGTCTgtaaattctaaaaacaaacagttatcgaaatttctcaaaatattgaCAAGATTATTTACCAAACGTATGAGAATGTTTCGAAGTTTATTATCAATGTTGGTTATcgttaccgctaaaataccgATAGCCATAAAATATTGGggttatgacttaaaaatgcgggatttacaatagatggcgtatcctttggtagtgtaaacaacaaagttttttttgcttcgaaaatgtcgaatttttgtttgttttgctccATTCATTTGAAAAAAGAGCTGCTGAAACACATTGCTCATCaaatcttatggtgaatgtgttccatcggttcaGATGTGTTTAAAGgccaataattggaggcattactccatgaagattgttgacaaactcaacaagaccttGCAAAATCACtgtgagctactcaagcagcgatttcaaaacgtttgcggatttatccaaaagcagggaaattggatatcatatgaattgaagccgagaaaccttgaaagacgattttgcatgtccgaaatgatataaaagaaaataatttttgcatcgaatcattacttgcgatggtaaatggatccattacgataactcgaagcgtaagagattgtacgtgaagcccggtcaaccagccgaaacgacaccaaagccaaatatcctatCTATCATGAGCTGCAGGACGCAAcggattcgtttgaagcggTCATTTACCGAAAAACAtctagaatatgcggccagacataaaaccgtaTTATGCCACATGtcgaaaactatttataatgaagtgggaggttttgcctcacccacgtTATAGTCCACACCTTGCCcgtctactatttgtttcgatcgatgcagaacactctcttTGAGATACTCTTCACTGATTCGTTCTTGAGGTCAAAATATgagttcggaatccatatgttgccagatagatggggaaaatgtcatagctagcaatggccaatactttgaataaatttatattgtagaaatgtttcaaaataaaagctaaacattttaaaaaatcccgcatttttaagtcatacacccaataccaTTCCAGTTTGACTACCGTTGTCGCTAAAATATCTGCTATTAGCGTTACATCTAAATTTCTATAacttttattaatcatttaattCACACCGAAATTGCtgttataattaaaataccTCTGACGAAACAAATTCCATTACCCCTAAAATATCGTTACGTTTACCATCAAAATTAGCGTTACCATTTTACAGTTTCGAACCGGTAACAAACCTTGTTAAGggttaaccctttgtcgaccgacggtacttataagtaccataacaaaagcttacaaaatgaaaacaaaacatattttgaccctttttgtccaaaagtactttgaagtacactatcatttttggaataatatattttgtttgcctattggcaaactcgcttacccagaataacggtgaattatttcatgttctcattgtgATGTTCATTTATGTTGTAATGGTAAAAAATACTGcttcgtaaaataccataaaatcgacttgtaatagaaaatgttataaaagttacaaaactaatcaatatattaataaaatttaaacaaaaatcgatgagtttttttatcttttgactGATACTGACCTAACGGTACCCTTTCGGTTCCTTGCAGGTTCACCAcaaagataaaattttgtaaataacttcctgaagtccttatttttaatatttaataaaaaattaaacattttcaacgatttaaagccttggtccacaaggggttaaATTCAATATTGCTATTAACTGCATTTAAAGTAGAGTTTTTGAAATAACTGTAAATACCGTTACGGTTAATCgagtcattcgattggcaattgTGTTGTCACAACAAATCTGTTATTCAATAGGTGTCACCAGGTTTTGATATGAGCTCAGACAAAATTATGTAAAGTCACATGAAATTTAGAACAGAGGAATTTTGCTGTTGTAAGTTTAAATAACTTAACTTTacgcatgtttttttttcaattgatttGTCACATTTCTAAGTAAAGTTCGGGAACCATATATCTAATATGGGctctgtatttatttatatttgttccGATGTTATTCGATTATATCCATATCAATCACAATTTAAGTCAACGTCttgcatatatatatttaaatttatgttcatttatttagtttgtagTCCATAAAAAAGCTGAGGATTTATACGATCATTTACCCCGAGATTCCATGATTGTTGAATATGGCGGTCACAACGGTTATCAACCGGAAGCTTTAAAACACTGGGAAAATGTAATGCTCAAATACAAGGACTACTTTGCTGATGATGTCAACTACAGTAGTAATGAGAAGTTACGATCGGGTATAATGGCCAGTGCCGAGGTTTCTGAACTTACCGGTTTAAGTGGTTCATTTCGTAAATTGGAAGTagattaattaaatttcatgaaaagtattttttaattttttaaaattattttattattgtaattaaaattatatttactaCTCGTTTTCTTAGATTAATTAAGTTTCTAAATTaaagtacatacataatttaaatattttttttatgaatacagaaaaaataaaattaaaaagtaattctTTGGTATAACTTGTATCCGGTTAATAAGAATTAAATGTTTGTCTCCCTCAATAATTTATCTTACAGTTTAATTGAAACTACAGTCACTAACACAATTGAATATACGCTTTAAATTTACATTATAAACAACTAAGGATATCTACTCAATTGTAAAAGTAACtgtatgtttaatttaattttttgcttactaaaataaaacaaaattacaatatGTAAATCCCCTCAGCAAAATATCTGCTTATTTGCCACACACACATTCGGTATTTTCatgttgtacatttttgcttAAATGTTGCATTCAATGATGAATGAGTTGTGCTGAGTGATGCTGATGTTACCGATACTGACGACGATGCTGGTGTTTTCGTGCCTGATGTCGATGTTGTCGTTCCAACTGCCGATATTCCATGTGCCGTTGCACTTTGGTGATGTTTTAATGCAGGATTCTGTGTACTAATGGTGTTACGGGTGCTGCTACAGTTGCCGCTTAGTAGTGTCGTCGAGGATGTTGTACATATGTTGATATTTTGTACAATCAAATTGAGACAATCTAAACTGGAACCATTTGGTGATGATGACGAATCATAGGAATCTGTAAAAcgatataagaaaactgttgCTTTAGAAATTGATATAATATTGTGATTATAGAGTTTAAATAAAGTTCATATATTTGAGATAATGTACTACCTAATTTGCTTTTATCGACAGTTTTacacttaaatattatttattagtaGATTAGCATTCGCAAAAGAAGTTTTAAGAGTGAACTTTTATCCATGCCTATAAAATGATACCTCAGATTCCAGGATAGGTtaattttgacacatttttaaagtatgaatatgtatgtatcCTGTTGGAAATGCATTTGTCCCTTAAAAATGACCAATTGttgcaataattttaaaattatgttttttcgGTCTATAGATAAAGGTTATTGAAATTAGCTAAAATTAGCCCACGATTTCCCCTAGTCCCAAATGTCCTTCTAGAATAGAGTTTTAGccatcatatacatatatcattaCAATATTCAGCACAAATCAATTTCATGCTAGTAGAAATAAGGTTTGGTAAATAATTGATCGTATTACGACAAATCCCGACTTACgcttcaaacaaaaaaggaaatccttattattgttaaaaatctatcAAATccgtttaaatttatttatttataaccgACGCATTTATTTATAAC
The nucleotide sequence above comes from Calliphora vicina chromosome 1, idCalVici1.1, whole genome shotgun sequence. Encoded proteins:
- the LOC135955368 gene encoding alpha-tocopherol transfer protein-like → MYVLTPELEIIAKENCNESLEIRDSSLPSLKAWLKKTPHLKVRTNDELLLSFLRCCRYSLEDTKKRIDGYYSLKNVFPEVLSNRVIDESLMDLYRQGLHTIPIKPLSPNGPRIIISQYSKYDPKKSNPREAFKLLFMLLEILANEDPNTSVAGVAYVIDARDVTMEQMLQYDPYFLKKTWTLVEHCLPVRFTEIHLINMRKEGQAIFNFVTSFLPAKMPVKFVVHKKAEDLYDHLPRDSMIVEYGGHNGYQPEALKHWENVMLKYKDYFADDVNYSSNEKLRSGIMASAEVSELTGLSGSFRKLEVD